A single genomic interval of Nocardioides nitrophenolicus harbors:
- a CDS encoding CAP domain-containing protein produces the protein MPLRCPRPVALAALAVVITLSAALPSAPAAAAPSTPAVVASADGPTLTGTLTNLLAGLLAALLGGQQTVPAPEPSPGTAPQPPMPMTVAADLEDRVVTLVNKRRARAGCRPLRSNERLRTSARTHSVGMAQYRTMTHYLPGEAGLGDRITFAGYRGWRQVAENVATGFPTPRAVMQAWMASAGHRANILDCRLRHLGVGVVVQGDRVWWTQDFARR, from the coding sequence ATGCCGCTGCGCTGCCCACGACCGGTCGCCCTGGCCGCCCTCGCGGTCGTGATCACGCTGTCGGCCGCCCTGCCGAGCGCGCCCGCCGCGGCCGCGCCGAGCACCCCCGCCGTCGTCGCCTCGGCCGACGGTCCCACCCTGACCGGGACGCTCACCAACCTGCTCGCCGGCCTGCTCGCCGCGCTGCTCGGCGGCCAGCAGACGGTGCCGGCGCCGGAGCCGAGCCCCGGCACCGCCCCGCAGCCGCCGATGCCGATGACCGTGGCCGCCGACCTGGAGGACCGGGTGGTGACGCTGGTCAACAAGCGGCGGGCCCGCGCCGGCTGCCGGCCGCTGCGGTCCAACGAGCGGCTGCGGACCTCGGCGCGCACGCACAGCGTGGGGATGGCTCAGTACCGCACGATGACCCACTACCTGCCCGGCGAGGCGGGCCTGGGCGACCGGATCACCTTCGCCGGCTACCGCGGCTGGCGTCAGGTCGCCGAGAACGTCGCCACCGGGTTCCCCACCCCGCGCGCGGTGATGCAGGCATGGATGGCCAGCGCCGGGCACCGCGCGAACATCCTGGACTGCCGGCTGCGCCACCTCGGCGTCGGGGTCGTCGTCCAGGGCGACCGGGTCTGGTGGACCCAGGACTTCGCGCGCCGCTGA
- a CDS encoding CAP domain-containing protein, giving the protein MTRLLALVPCLVLGLGLLAPTAADAGTGTTAAALLRPVAPDVVPTRKLVQRDLEDRVVQLVNEQRAGNGCRALKPAKQLRKAARQHTIAMARAGVMSHQLPGEAKFSTRITRAGYRGWRLVAENIARGFSSPESVMNAWMNSPSHRQNILNCRLREIGVGVVLDADQLWWTQDFGLR; this is encoded by the coding sequence ATGACCCGCCTGCTCGCTCTCGTGCCGTGCCTCGTGCTCGGCCTGGGCCTGCTGGCGCCGACGGCCGCCGACGCCGGGACCGGTACGACGGCCGCGGCCCTGCTGCGCCCGGTCGCGCCGGACGTCGTCCCCACCCGCAAACTGGTCCAGCGCGACCTCGAGGACCGGGTCGTCCAGCTGGTCAACGAGCAGCGCGCCGGCAACGGCTGCCGGGCGCTCAAGCCGGCCAAGCAGCTGCGCAAGGCGGCCCGTCAGCACACCATCGCGATGGCGCGGGCGGGCGTGATGTCGCACCAGCTCCCCGGCGAGGCCAAGTTCTCGACCCGGATCACCAGGGCCGGCTACCGCGGGTGGCGGCTGGTCGCGGAGAACATCGCGCGCGGGTTCAGCTCGCCGGAGTCGGTGATGAACGCCTGGATGAACAGCCCCAGCCACCGGCAGAACATCCTCAACTGCCGGCTCCGGGAGATCGGCGTGGGCGTGGTGCTGGACGCCGACCAGCTGTGGTGGACCCAGGACTTCGGGCTGCGCTGA
- a CDS encoding NADPH:quinone oxidoreductase family protein gives MRAVQVVTTTGPADIAVRDLPDPTPGPDDVLVEVHSVGASFPDLLLSRGQYQLRPEPPFTLGVDYAGVVVSGPGFEPGQRVAGVGGYGGAAELVAGPRWSTFALPDEMSFDEGAALPMNYLTALFALEERAGLRAGETVLVHGAAGGVGTATIQVAKALGARTIAVTSTEEKAAFARSAGADETVLFDGFKDAALELTGGTGVDVVLDVVGGEAFTDSLRALAPQGRLLVVGFAAGTGIPEVKVNRLLLNNIDVRGVGWGAYAFARPEYLQQQWARLVPMIEAGVVKPPIGQVYPMTEFGRALSDMDGRAALGKLVVRLRD, from the coding sequence ATGCGCGCAGTCCAGGTCGTCACCACCACCGGCCCCGCCGACATCGCCGTGCGGGACCTGCCCGACCCCACGCCTGGGCCCGACGACGTGCTCGTCGAGGTGCACAGCGTGGGTGCCTCGTTCCCCGACCTGCTGCTCAGCCGCGGCCAGTACCAGCTGCGCCCCGAGCCCCCGTTCACCCTCGGCGTCGACTACGCCGGCGTCGTGGTGTCCGGCCCGGGCTTCGAGCCGGGCCAGCGGGTCGCCGGCGTCGGTGGGTACGGCGGCGCGGCCGAGCTGGTCGCCGGACCCCGGTGGTCGACCTTCGCACTGCCCGACGAGATGTCCTTCGACGAGGGCGCGGCGCTGCCGATGAACTACCTCACCGCGCTGTTCGCCCTCGAGGAGCGAGCCGGCCTGCGGGCCGGCGAGACGGTGCTGGTCCACGGCGCGGCCGGCGGGGTCGGCACCGCGACCATCCAGGTGGCGAAGGCCCTCGGCGCGCGCACCATCGCGGTCACCAGCACCGAGGAGAAGGCCGCCTTCGCGCGGTCCGCCGGCGCCGACGAGACGGTGCTCTTCGACGGCTTCAAGGACGCCGCGCTCGAGCTCACCGGCGGCACCGGCGTCGACGTCGTCCTCGACGTGGTCGGTGGCGAGGCGTTCACCGACTCGCTGCGTGCCCTCGCGCCCCAGGGCCGGCTGCTCGTCGTCGGCTTCGCCGCCGGCACCGGCATTCCCGAGGTCAAGGTCAACCGGCTGCTGCTCAACAACATCGACGTGCGCGGCGTCGGGTGGGGCGCCTACGCCTTCGCGCGGCCGGAGTACCTCCAGCAGCAGTGGGCCCGGCTGGTGCCGATGATCGAAGCCGGCGTGGTGAAGCCTCCGATCGGCCAGGTCTACCCGATGACGGAGTTCGGTCGCGCGCTGAGCGACATGGACGGGCGGGCCGCGCTCGGCAAGCTCGTGGTGCGCCTGCGCGACTGA
- a CDS encoding CAP domain-containing protein translates to MMLPVRSALLPLAVLAAVLLTAVPASSRPAPPRPDDGPDTARIEVRLLGQVNHARRQAGCRRLKPRAGLHGSASAHSAAMAAQRSLSHQVAGEAELRERIAAAGYRDAALMGEVIAMGPMSARGALDRWLASPPHRALLLDCRMRLVGLGVQSVGSQLWWTIDLVRRR, encoded by the coding sequence ATGATGCTCCCCGTGCGCTCGGCATTGCTTCCCCTGGCCGTCCTCGCGGCGGTCCTGCTGACGGCGGTCCCCGCGTCGTCGCGCCCTGCTCCCCCGCGCCCGGACGACGGTCCGGACACCGCGCGGATCGAGGTCCGGCTGCTCGGCCAGGTCAACCACGCCCGGCGCCAGGCCGGCTGTCGCCGGCTCAAGCCCCGTGCCGGGCTGCACGGGTCGGCGAGCGCGCACTCGGCCGCCATGGCCGCCCAGCGCAGCCTGTCCCACCAGGTCGCGGGCGAGGCGGAGCTGCGCGAGCGGATCGCCGCCGCCGGCTACCGCGACGCGGCACTGATGGGCGAGGTGATCGCGATGGGCCCGATGAGCGCCCGGGGCGCCCTCGACCGCTGGCTCGCCAGCCCGCCCCACCGCGCCCTGCTGCTCGACTGCCGGATGCGGCTGGTCGGCCTCGGCGTGCAGTCCGTCGGGTCCCAGCTGTGGTGGACCATCGACCTGGTCCGTCGCCGCTGA